One window of Triticum dicoccoides isolate Atlit2015 ecotype Zavitan chromosome 5A, WEW_v2.0, whole genome shotgun sequence genomic DNA carries:
- the LOC119301006 gene encoding protein NRT1/ PTR FAMILY 2.3-like: MYFKDTKLGAMAEAEMESSPRSQPKPSDQEEERQAKGEAKQGGWITLPFIAGSMVGLGLAINGTTSNLQIYLIKEYNVESIDAAQIANIVRGSLNLVPVAGAILSDSYLGCFPVILAGAAINVLSFVLFTLSAALPSLRPPYCPAPSAVCQRGTAGQLAVLYAAVSLLAIGTGGTRFNVATMGADQFGGARDQDTFFNWYFVFLYASFLIGDTAIVYIQDGVSWALGFAICLAATAFSLVLFLLGARYYRMPAPNGSPYSELARVVVAAVRKARVHVGALGPVPYYVGDNAVVDSAGEGAPSKRLSFLNRAAMITATEDPIDDASGGRCASGWRLCRVQQVEDLKSLLGVLPLWSSGIMLSVSIGVMIGMIILQALAMDRSLGPRFKIPAGSITVCSLVAFIAVTPVLDRAVFPLWRRITGMPPSPLQRVGLGHVVNIAGMVVAALVERRRLSVVHAHGGADAPAGWVTPMSVLWLLLPLGVVGIGEALHFPGNMAFYYLEFPKTLRSLATAMAPLLIAMGFYLSTVFVDVVRHVTAWLPGNVNQARLDNVYWTVAVAVTVNFGYFLVCASRYKYQNQSTTVVM, from the exons ATGTACTTCAAGGACACCAAGCTTGGAGCAATGGCAGAAGCAGAGATGGAGAGCTCGCCGAGATCTCAGCCCAAGCCATCAGACCAAGAAGAAGAAAGGCAAGCGAAAGGAGAGGCGAAGCAAGGAGGATGGATCACCCTCCCCTTCATAGCTG GGAGCATGGTTGGGCTGGGGCTGGCCATCAACGGCACCACCAGCAACCTGCAGATTTACCTCATCAAGGAGTACAACGTGGAGAGCATCGACGCGGCGCAGATCGCCAACATCGTCCGCGGCTCGCTCAACCTCGTCCCCGTCGCCGGAGCCATCCTCTCCGACTCCTACTTGGGCTGCTTCCCGGTCATCCTCGCCGGCGCGGCCATCAACGTTCTG TCCTTCGTGCTGTTCACTCTCTCAGCGGCCCTGCCGTCCCTGCGGCCGCCGTACTGCCCGGCGCCGTCCGCCGTGTGCCAGCGCGGAACGGCCGGGCAGCTCGCCGTGCTGTACGCCGCGGTGTCCCTTCTAGCCATCGGCACCGGCGGGACGCGTTTCAACGTGGCCACGATGGGCGCGGACCAGTTCGGCGGCGCGCGCGACCAGGACACCTTCTTCAACTGGTACTTCGTCTTCCTCTACGCTTCCTTCCTGATCGGCGACACGGCCATCGTCTACATCCAGGACGGCGTGTCCTGGGCCCTGGGCTTCGCCATCTGCCTCGCCGCGACGGCGTTCAGTCTGGTCCTGTTTCTCCTCGGCGCGCGGTACTACCGGATGCCCGCGCCAAACGGCAGCCCATACTCCGAGCTGGCCCGCGTCGTCGTGGCCGCCGTGCGCAAGGCTCGCGTCCATGTCGGCGCGCTAGGTCCCGTGCCGTACTACGTGGGAGACAATGCTGTCGTGGACTCGGCCGGCGAGGGCGCTCCAAGCAAACGATTAAG CTTTCTTAATCGTGCCGCCATGATCACCGCCACCGAGGACCCCATTGATGATGCGTCTGGCGGCCGTTGTGCAAGCGGCTGGCGGCTGTGCAGGGTGCAGCAAGTGGAGGATCTCAAGTCTCTGCTCGGCGTCCTCCCGCTGTGGTCGTCTGGTATAATGCTCAGCGTGTCCATCGGGGTGATGATCGGCATGATCATCCTGCAGGCTCTCGCCATGGACCGCTCGCTCGGACCGCGCTTCAAGATCCCAGCAGGATCCATCACCGTCTGCTCGCTCGTGGCCTTCATCGCCGTGACCCCGGTCCTTGACCGTGCCGTCTTCCCGCTCTGGCGCAGGATCACCGGCATGCCGCCGTCGCCGCTGCAGCGCGTGGGGCTCGGCCACGTCGTGAACATTGCGGGCATGGTGGTCGCGGCTCTGGTGGAGCGCCGAAGACTGAGCGTCGTGCACGCGCACGGCGGCGCCGATGCGCCGGCCGGCTGGGTCACCCCCATGTCCGTACTGTGGCTCCTGCTCCCTCTTGGTGTCGTGGGGATCGGGGAGGCCCTCCACTTCCCCGGAAACATGGCCTTCTACTATCTGGAGTTCCCCAAGACGTTGCGGAGCTTGGCGACGGCCATGGCGCCGCTGCTCATCGCCATGGGGTTCTACCTCAGCACGGTGTTCGTCGACGTGGTGAGGCATGTCACGGCGTGGCTGCCGGGGAACGTAAACCAGGCGAGGCTGGACAACGTGTACTGGACCGTGGCTGTGGCAGTGACTGTGAACTTTGGCTATTTCCTCGTTTGTGCCAGCCGATATAAGTATCAA